The Populus alba chromosome 13, ASM523922v2, whole genome shotgun sequence genome contains the following window.
gtttttatcattattatctcTAGCTGAAAGTAATGTATGAACTTgctgttattttgatttttcacatCTCTTGGTGGTCATGACATGATTAAGAAATCCAGGGATGCAATTCAGTAAAATAGCTGGTGGAAAGTGATCATGCGTGAGAGGTTATAAGTGCTCATATCTGCCAGAATTAATGCTTGTTTGAAGTGATCATTATGTGAAAGGTTATGGGTGCTTTTGTCTGCCAGCTTTTTGTCATCCTAGATTGGAAGGGGTTATTATGCAAGATAAATCATTAGAGTTTCTCCCCTTTTTTGCTTATATGATCATTTCTTTGTCATTTTTTCCCTACATATTCTAGTCTTCATTTGGGCttctcattttgttttgatttccgCTACAGATGTTGTGTCAATCCCAAAGACAAATGAGAGCTTTCGTCTCCTCTATGACACCAAAGGCCGCTTCAGGCTCCACTCCCTCAGAGATGACGAGGCCAAGGTTTGTGATGGTTTTGGCTATTATGTGGTTTTGCTGTTTTGATTtgtgatgtttgtttttttggaccTTGCACTAATTTGATAGAtcaatgaattgttttttttgtaagttcAGTTAatgatttcatttgtttttttaatgcttaCACAGTTCAAGCTTTGCAAAGTTCGGTCTGTTCAGTTTGGACAGAAAGGAATCCCTTACCTGAACACTTATGATGGGCGCACCATCCGCTACCCAGATCCTCTCATTAAGGCCAATGACACCATCAAGCTGGACCTAGAGAACAACAAAATAGTTGATTTCATCAAGTTTGATGTGGGAAATGTTGTCATGGTCACTGGGGGAAGAAACAGAGGCCGAGTTGGAGTGATCAAGAACCGGGAGAAGCACAAGGGAACTTTTGAGACAATCCATGTTCAAGATGCCTCTGGCCATGAGTTTGCCACTCGCTTGGGCAATGTATTCACTATCGGAAAGGGCACCAAGCCATGGATTTCTCTTCCCAAGGGCAAGGGTATTAAGTTGTCTATCATCGAGGAGGCTAGAAAAAGGCTTGCAGCATCCCAAGCTGCTGCCTGAAGTTAATGATTTTTCCAATAATCCTGGCCTCAGTTATGTTTTGTTAGTGCTATAGTTACTGTTTTTGTTTAGGAGTGCACGATTTTGAACGATATTTTCACATTTCAATTATAACTTTTGCAAAATGCATCGAGTATTGACGAAGGAGGTATGAGATTTTCTGTAGCCTTTCAGATCATTCATTCTATGAACTATTTATTTGCCAGGTTGTGTCaagaaaattatgttaattttgttataCTACTCAAGCTATATCATAGAATTTAATCTGAAGGTCTGGATTTTCAGCAAGTTTTGCGCCCTGTGGTGTTTGAAATTCATTATAGACATTGAGTAAATGCTTTCAAAAATTGGCCAATACAGACTGGTCTAGTCGCGCGGGCTCATGAAATGGGTCAGGCAGGTTGAGGTCTCAAATCACCAtagatttttctaaattattattttatttttatttaaattaagtttttattctttttttattcaaaaaacctcttttaaatgattataatttttttttgaagcttaattttactttaattaaGTTCTTTCTTAAGTCAACTAAACCTATTAAattcttggatttaattaattcttctaaatttaataaaaacgaCGTTCaaacttcattttatttcaaCTTGATTGTTTTCCTAGTGTTTTAACATGTTATAGCTcgagagtttatttatttatgctttaaaaatacttttgaattttaatttttttaatatttggaataatgaaaaaaaaagggaattcTAGATATTTTACATGCATCCGAATGGCCGTGGATAAATCACATGATCACGAATCAGGTATAAGTGACATGAACATGGACCTTTCATGAATCCTCATCATGGACAACGGCTAGATTACCTCATCATGGATCATGAGCAAGTCACCTAATTACAGACCACGAGCAAGTCAATGgctttatttttaagatagtgtttgatattatagtaatggttggtttttaaaatgtttttttttttttttaaatacatcaaaataatatctgtttttattttttaaaatttatttttggtataatgtaaaaaaataaaataaaatattaaaaaaacatgactgTATCACGAAAACACACGAAGTTTGTGTGCTGCTGACTGCTTGGTATTGGCTAGCTTCTTACAGCTCCATTTTATACCTCTCGGAAACTAACGAGGTGAATTGAAGGTGTCTTTGAATCCGCTCCGCctgcaattaaaaacaaacaaaaccggAAAAATAAGGTTGTGCTCTCGTTGAGAGTCGAACTCAAGACCTCCCGCTTACTAAACGGGTGCTCTAACCAACTGAGCTACGAGAGCTTGTTGACTGGTTAATTGGAAATAGAATATAAATAGTGTTTACCTTAAGGTTTATATTTTAGGCCAAAGGTGACCACAGATGCCATTTCACGTTATCCCTTGATCAGATTGCTGGGATCACTCTCCGTGTTGAAAATTCCAAACTTTGTCCCTCTCTGTTTGGTCAAATGCAGAAGGGATTTTGTTCACCAGGACATTTATGATGTAGCGTTTGTAACTACTGTTCTCTACATAAATACATACTCCGTTGGTTCAAAAAATTGTGCGGTCTATTACAAGGCATATCTTATAACTTCTGCCTAGATAGGAGCCACGAACCAAATACATGCATTTAGCTCTTGTTCCCAgagacacaaaaaaataaaaacataataattcaGATGATTAAGTCTGATAAGAATATGAAACAAGCATAGCTTTGCAGGCATGGTGAAACACAAAACTCATCACTTAGAAGTTTCATCCGTGCATGGTAGAATTATCATACATCTACTAGGTAGTTAAAACTGGGATAACATGAAATTAATGGCAATCGAGAGAGAtggattcatatttttttatataacatgaacaaaaatggatacaaacaattaaaaaggcCTCAGGCTCCTCATAACAGGGAGCCTTGGATTTTGAAAGCACCATGCTCCAACCtcccaaaaaatcaaaagaatcaaCCTAGCAGATCCGTGACAAAGGAACAACGTACAGTGCCAATTCTATACATCTTTGAGGACATTTATCTCTCCCCTCTTTCCccacaaaattttgaaaaaaaaaagtagtaatGTAAGAAGGTAATCGATTAATATGGTACGTGTATTCGGGAAATTCAAAGCGTTTGCGTTCTTTAATTGGGCAAAGTTATAGCCATCTACAAGAGTGTAACATTTGGCAGGGAGCGTCGCAGCATTATGAATGAGTGAACTTCAGGAATACTTGTGCCTCGCAAATAAAAAGAGAATCTTCAGGAACATCTATGCTCGCAATCAAAAGAGAATCGTCTTGAGGATAAGAAGGATCAGCATGACAGCGCACATTATAACAAGCACAGTGGCACACATCACCATTCCCCCTCGTTTCTGTGTTCTCTCTGCCTGCGGTGCGAAATCCATTCAATACAAAACAATGCCATGCAAAATgcgagagaaagagagaggctTTTGAAAGTAGAATGCAATGATTGTTGAGGGTAAGAAGGGCACCTTCTGCAGTTGTTTAAGCCCCTCCTCGACTGTAGTTGCTACATTCTGAATGTTGTAGTCTATTCTATCAACAATAGTGCCCTATTTGGAGGGAAATAAACAGTTAGTGATCAGTCACTTGAACAAGAACTTCGcagatttaaaaaagaagatcaGCTCTTAACCTGGTCTATCACAAGTACTGACAGGTCCTTCATAATCTGAGCAAGCTCATTTACTGATTCAACTACCTACAAAgatcaaaaggaaaacataaagtCTTGACAAATAAAGGAGACTACCAAATTTctgttgattaaaaaacaaaaggccaaAAGCATTTGCTTGCCTGTTGGATCTCTCTTTCCCTTTCTACAGTGAATGCCTCACTCTTTTTCAGCTTGGCCATCTGATGCTCATTAAATACCTAACATATCATTGATATATAATATTCTCAGTAATTAAAAACAGTGCAAGAATTTTGGCCACAAAAACGAAATTTAACTTACAAAACTATTTAGATAATGTTTCTGGAGATAACTGATAGATACAATgacggggaaaaaaaaattagactatACCTTCAGGGCacgaaacaaacaaaaagaatgaagaaaacagAAGATGTGGTTCAACCTTCGCTTATGTTCAcaggtgaagaaaaaaaagagattttactATATTACATAAGTAAATACAAAGCACAAACTCTTTCATAATCTGTTGAATCTTTGAACACCCAAATATCACCTATATGTAACTGGAAGGGAGAGACCCCAAATCCAACAGGAAAGATATAAAACCATAGCCCTGATTGATATTGGTATCGGCCCATATCAAGTAGGCTTTGACCTTGAACCACCAAACAGATTAGTGGAGGGCTCCGACAAAACATAGATCTCACAAAATTTCTTACACAAGTTTTGTCTATCAACTTGCTATGCAGGACCAAACAATTTCATGACTCGTCATATCTAACAATAAACCTAAGGTGGAGAAGGTTATGGCAAGCATACCATGTCGTCCAAATTGTCATCATCTATTATAGATCTACCACCATTTAGGTTCATTTCTAAATCATCCCCGTCCTGACCCTGCAtatcaaaagaaaccaaaacagAATGATTTTAAGAAAATGTTAATATATTCCTTGCTTATTCAGTAATTCAATAGGAAAAGCAATCCTTCCCGGACCTCATTTTGTTGCCTGAGGCGCTTCAAGTATGTCGACTGTTTCTTGCGAAGTTCCATTGAAAGGTTCTGAAGGTCAGTAGCAAGGGAACGCTGCAAATAAAAATATGCCAATATAAGCACAATTCACAAGACCAATTAACCATGTAAGGAATGTGTAAGTTCTCATGTTTAACTGCACATAAAATTCCATAGAGCAAAACAATGGAATAACCAAGCCACTAATTGAAGAGAGCAATCATTTCATCCAACAATTATAGGTGCATGGTCCAGAAGAAACTCACAAGAAGATATTCTAATTTTTCAATTGGATAAGCCAGAGGGGAAGAATAGGAACACCAGAGGCCTATTAACCATCTAATCAGTTAGAATTTCTCCTTTAAATTATCAGGACATTATTGGGACTGCTTTCCCCataattgtaatttaaaatttgctTTTTGTAGGGCTTAGGCAGCATTATCtaccaaaaaaatcatatgtaaGTGGAAATAAGTGGAAATAAATCCTTAGCAGTTTCACGTGTTTAGTTGGTTCTTGCAAGAAAATAAAGGCTTACCTGCACATTTTTTCTAACATTTGAATCCTCAGAAGGCCCAGCTGCAGCAAGTCTTTTTAGTTGCTTCTCTGATTTCCTTAAAAGACCAGTTATCTCTTGGGTTAGACCCTCAATTGTCCGTTGATCTTCTTTACCATCACCAAATGAAGGCATCAAAGCTTTGGCATGTGCCTTCGCTAACTCAACCATTTTCATACGTGCACGTTGCACATTTGCTGCTATTTCTTCAGATACATCCACCCAAGCTGGAGGTAAACCTACTGTAAATGCACCTTTACTGCATCAAGACAACAACTCGTAATGTTCCTACCAGGATACCATTAAAATTTACAGCAAATGCTCAACCATTGAGAAAGCAACAGTACCTGGAGAGTATTTAAGTTAATATTCACATCTATcaaaaattctttcaaaatcgTTTAGCTTAAAGTAGAACTATCCCTAATCTTCAAACCACCTTCCAACACAACCATTTCACTCCTCACAAGCAATTCCATAAAAGCCTTTGACTAAAAATACCTACAGAAACCAATCCGATATTTGAGAATTGCAGGCAATAAGAGATCTCAAATCCATATAACCCAGTTCGATTCAACCTCTAACATGCTCTTGCACtatcatttagaaaaaataatccgATTCTCCCATCATCGACAAACATTTGCAACACCCATTTCAATCTAGCAAGAAGATAATCATGAATCACCAACAGCTACCAACAGATCACAATTCCCAAAACACACATACAGCCAAAAATAACTCCTTCGAAACTTTCCGTCAATGCAGCTATATTCCACATTACCCCCATACAAATCCACTAACTTTcacttcaaaactaaaaaacccaTCAACAATTATCTATTTGCCACACATTTTCGACATCAACTAACAATAAAACACACTAAAAATCTCCACAAAATCACACTGCAAAAACCTCTTATTTCGTATCTCATTTTAGCTAACACTCTCAATTCTACATATCACATTGCTAAAATCAATCAAACTAAATgattaattaacaacaaaaacacCAAGCAGATATTTATACTTGTATGTATATGCATACGGATACGAATGTGAATATGTACCTTGAATTACCGGGATCTTCAGTGCTAAGAGGAGCATATTTCCGATTAGGATTGAGAAGCGAAGTGCTGGCCAATTCGATCACCGGAccacccccaccaccaccaactCCTCCGACAGAGCTCGTCGACGGAGATGAGCTCGTCGGAACCCTAACGCTCTTTAATGCATCTCTGTACTTCCTAAATATCAACGTCCGATTCCTCGTTGCCATAACAAAATCAGCAAGAAATCAAAAAAGGGtcactctctttctctcagGAATCGATGATTTATGGATCTGGAGGTGCTGTGGAGGTCACGTGATCGAGATCGGAGAAGATGGCGGGAGGTCACGTGACCGGAGAAATTGGAAATGTTTTGGGAGACAGTGGAGGTGTTGgggttaattaataaaaaaatgaagtagagggattgcctttttctttttagtttacgTAACTGTTGAGTGGGGTTCTTTGAATGATTGTTAACGGGGTACATGAGTTTAGGGGTGTCGGCTTATAAAAGCAGCCAGGTAGcagtagttgtttttttttttttatttatttaaaaatatgttaaaggtatgttatttattttttaaaatttatttttaatattataatgtaaaaaatataaaattaataaaaaatatttaatttaaaattaaaaatatatttaaaatataaaaacaaacaaattcataattttaaaattcaaaataaattgactcgataaataaaattaaaaaaataatataattttaataaaatacttttaaggaATCAATGAATTAATAGTTTGATAATGAATTATAGTTAGgttttaatccaattaaatttggattgattaagttattaaattaatttatt
Protein-coding sequences here:
- the LOC118060955 gene encoding small ribosomal subunit protein eS4y, encoding MARGLKKHLKRLNAPKHWMLDKLGGAFAPKPSSGPHKSRECLPLILILRNRLKYALTGREVLAILMQRHVLVDGKVRTDKTYPSGFMDVVSIPKTNESFRLLYDTKGRFRLHSLRDDEAKFKLCKVRSVQFGQKGIPYLNTYDGRTIRYPDPLIKANDTIKLDLENNKIVDFIKFDVGNVVMVTGGRNRGRVGVIKNREKHKGTFETIHVQDASGHEFATRLGNVFTIGKGTKPWISLPKGKGIKLSIIEEARKRLAASQAAA
- the LOC118060956 gene encoding tlg2p-like protein a, with the protein product MATRNRTLIFRKYRDALKSVRVPTSSSPSTSSVGGVGGGGGGPVIELASTSLLNPNRKYAPLSTEDPGNSSKGAFTVGLPPAWVDVSEEIAANVQRARMKMVELAKAHAKALMPSFGDGKEDQRTIEGLTQEITGLLRKSEKQLKRLAAAGPSEDSNVRKNVQRSLATDLQNLSMELRKKQSTYLKRLRQQNEGQDGDDLEMNLNGGRSIIDDDNLDDMVFNEHQMAKLKKSEAFTVEREREIQQVVESVNELAQIMKDLSVLVIDQGTIVDRIDYNIQNVATTVEEGLKQLQKAERTQKRGGMVMCATVLVIMCAVMLILLILKTILF